A genomic window from Glycine max cultivar Williams 82 chromosome 17, Glycine_max_v4.0, whole genome shotgun sequence includes:
- the LOC100777367 gene encoding hydroxyproline O-galactosyltransferase HPGT2, giving the protein MESLPTTKRGGARSKPVQTSKSSLVMAFFSCVAWLYVAGRLWQDAENRNLLASLLKKNSAQRPKVLTVEDKLMVLGCRDLERRIVEAEMELSLAKSQGYLKGQGQKSSSSDPRFLAVIGVYTGFGSKLKRNIFRGSWMPRGDALKKLEERGVVIRFVIGRSANRGDSLDRNIDEENRTTKDFLILEGHEEAQEELPKKVKTFFSTAVQNWDADFYVKVDDGIDIDLEGLIELLDRRRGQDGAYVGCMKSGEVISEEGKPWYEPDWWKFGDEKSYFRHAAGSLVIISKNLAQYININSVSLKTYGYDDTSLGSWMMGIQATYIDDSRLCCSSIRQDKVCSLA; this is encoded by the exons ATGGAGTCGCTACCGACGACGAAGCGAGGAGGAGCGAGATCGAAGCCCGTTCAGACCTCGAAATCGTCCCTCGTCATGGCCTTCTTCTCCTGCGTCGCGTGGCTCTACGTCGCTGGAAG GTTATGGCAAGACGCAGAGAATCGGAATTTGCTCGCTAGTCTTCTGAAAAAGAATTCAGCtcag AGGCCTAAGGTTCTTACAGTGGAAGATAAGTTAATGGTGCTAGGGTGCAG GGATCTGGAGAGGAGGATTGTGGAAGCTGAGATGGAATTGTCATTGGCTAAGAGCCAAGGGTACCTCAAGGGGCAAGGCCAGAAAAGTAGCTCTTCCGATCCTAGGTTTCTTGCTGTTATTGGAGTGTATACTGGATTTGGAAGTAAATTGAAGAGAAATATTTTCAGGGGGTCTTGGATGCCCAGAG GTGATGCCTTGAAAAAACTTGAAGAAAGAGGAGTGGTCATACGTTTTGTTATTGGTCGGAG TGCTAATCGAGGTGATAGCTTAGATCGCAATATTGATGAGGAAAACCGCACAACAAAGGATTTCCTGATTCTT GAAGGTCATGAGGAAGCTCAAGAAGAGTTGCcgaaaaaagtaaaaaccttCTTTAGCACTGCAGTTCAGAACTGGGATGCTGACTTTTATGTAAAAGTTGATGACGGCATTGATATTGATCTGG AGGGTTTAATTGAACTTCTTGACCGTCGCCGTGGTCAGGATGGGGCATATGTTGGATGCATGAAGTCAGGAGAAGTGATATCAGAAGA GGGAAAGCCATGGTATGAACCAGATTGGTGGAAATTTGGGGATGAAAAATC GTATTTCCGACATGCGGCTGGTTCACTTGTTATAATTTCAAAGAATTTGGCacaatacattaatataaacaG TGTATCTTTGAAGACCTATGGCTACGATGATACGTCATTGGGATCATGGATGATGGGCATCCAAGCAACTTACATAGATGACAGTCGGCTTTGCTGCAGTAGTATCAGACAAG ACAAGGTATGCTCCTTGGCTTGA
- the LOC100776833 gene encoding uncharacterized vacuolar membrane protein YML018C isoform X1, with protein MGWRYKAGLFLILTVVVIWVTSAEVTQDIFVDYKQPFAVTYLGASLMVVYLPVAFIKDWLCKLFEHRSSRSGKSAKVGDEFSVRCTSPLKGNGVQKNIEVELGGMTRKDSDANLSAHEEVKPLMAKYNDATAIKVEKEHTTREIATYGFYIAPIWFITEYLSNAALARTSVASTTVLSSTSGLFTLFIGVLMGQDTLNVSKVVAVLVSIAGVVMTTLGKTWAADDAISSASNGQRSLVGDLFGLLSAMSYGLFTVLLKKISGEEGERVDVQKLFGYVGLFTLVALWWLIWPLSALGIEPKFTIPHSARVDEVVLANGFVGSVLSDYFWALCVVWTTPLVATLGMSLTIPLAMMADMVIHGRHYSALYILGSIQVFAGFVIANISDRPTKKQGL; from the exons ATGGGGTGGAGATACAAGGCAGGGTTGTTCCTTATACTTACTGTGGTTGTCATATGGGTCACCTCTGCTGAAGTCACCCAG GATATTTTTGTAGATTACAAGCAGCCATTTGCAGTGACGTATCTTGGAGCTTCTCTTATGGTAGTTTACCTCCCAGTAGCATTCATTAAGGACTGGTTGTGTAAGTTATTTGAACACCGCTCTTCTAGAAGTGGAAAAAGTGCAAAAGTTGGGGATGAGTTTTCTGTCAGGTGTACCTCTCCTCTGAAGGGCAATGGAGTGCAAAAAAACATTGAAGTAGAATTGGGGGGCATGACTCGAAAAGATAGTGATGCAAACCTTTCAGCACATGAAGAAGTAAAGCCATTGATGGCTAAATATAATGATGCTACTGCTATAAAGGTCGAGAAAGAACATACTACAAGGGAAATTGCTACTTATGGATTTTACATTGCACCTATCTGGTTTATAACAGAG TATCTATCAAATGCTGCCCTTGCGCGAACAAGTGTTGCAAGTACAACAGTATTATCATCTACTTCAGGACTCTTCACTCTCTTCATTGGTGTGCTTATGGGCCAAGACACTTTAAATGTATCAAAAGTAGTTGCTGTCTTGGTCAGCATAGCCGGGGTTGTGATGACAACTCTGGGGAAAACATGGGCTGCAGATGACGCGATATCAAGTGCTTC CAATGGACAACGCTCTCTTGTTGGAGATCTTTTTGGCCTTCTCTCTGCCATGTCATATGGTCTATTTACAG TGCTTCTCAAAAAAATTTCTGGTGAAGAAGGAGAACGAGTTGATGTGCAAAAGTTGTTTGGATATGTTGGATTGTTTACACTTGTAGCACTATGGTGGCTTA TTTGGCCATTGTCAGCCTTAGGAATTGAACCGAAGTTTACAATTCCCCATTCAGCCAGAGTGGACGAAGTGGTTCTTGCCAACGGATTTGTTGGTAGTGTTCTCTCAGACTACTTCTG GGCACTTTGTGTTGTATGGACAACTCCCCTTGTGGCCACTTTGGGCATGTCACTTACCATTCCTCTTGCTATGATGGCTGACATGGTGATCCATGGTCGGCATTATTCGGCATTGTACATTCTTGGCTCAATCCAG GTATTTGCAGGCTTTGTGATAGCTAATATTTCAGATAGGCCAACCAAGAAGCAGGGATTATAG
- the LOC100776833 gene encoding uncharacterized vacuolar membrane protein YML018C isoform X2, producing the protein MVVYLPVAFIKDWLCKLFEHRSSRSGKSAKVGDEFSVRCTSPLKGNGVQKNIEVELGGMTRKDSDANLSAHEEVKPLMAKYNDATAIKVEKEHTTREIATYGFYIAPIWFITEYLSNAALARTSVASTTVLSSTSGLFTLFIGVLMGQDTLNVSKVVAVLVSIAGVVMTTLGKTWAADDAISSASNGQRSLVGDLFGLLSAMSYGLFTVLLKKISGEEGERVDVQKLFGYVGLFTLVALWWLIWPLSALGIEPKFTIPHSARVDEVVLANGFVGSVLSDYFWALCVVWTTPLVATLGMSLTIPLAMMADMVIHGRHYSALYILGSIQVFAGFVIANISDRPTKKQGL; encoded by the exons ATGGTAGTTTACCTCCCAGTAGCATTCATTAAGGACTGGTTGTGTAAGTTATTTGAACACCGCTCTTCTAGAAGTGGAAAAAGTGCAAAAGTTGGGGATGAGTTTTCTGTCAGGTGTACCTCTCCTCTGAAGGGCAATGGAGTGCAAAAAAACATTGAAGTAGAATTGGGGGGCATGACTCGAAAAGATAGTGATGCAAACCTTTCAGCACATGAAGAAGTAAAGCCATTGATGGCTAAATATAATGATGCTACTGCTATAAAGGTCGAGAAAGAACATACTACAAGGGAAATTGCTACTTATGGATTTTACATTGCACCTATCTGGTTTATAACAGAG TATCTATCAAATGCTGCCCTTGCGCGAACAAGTGTTGCAAGTACAACAGTATTATCATCTACTTCAGGACTCTTCACTCTCTTCATTGGTGTGCTTATGGGCCAAGACACTTTAAATGTATCAAAAGTAGTTGCTGTCTTGGTCAGCATAGCCGGGGTTGTGATGACAACTCTGGGGAAAACATGGGCTGCAGATGACGCGATATCAAGTGCTTC CAATGGACAACGCTCTCTTGTTGGAGATCTTTTTGGCCTTCTCTCTGCCATGTCATATGGTCTATTTACAG TGCTTCTCAAAAAAATTTCTGGTGAAGAAGGAGAACGAGTTGATGTGCAAAAGTTGTTTGGATATGTTGGATTGTTTACACTTGTAGCACTATGGTGGCTTA TTTGGCCATTGTCAGCCTTAGGAATTGAACCGAAGTTTACAATTCCCCATTCAGCCAGAGTGGACGAAGTGGTTCTTGCCAACGGATTTGTTGGTAGTGTTCTCTCAGACTACTTCTG GGCACTTTGTGTTGTATGGACAACTCCCCTTGTGGCCACTTTGGGCATGTCACTTACCATTCCTCTTGCTATGATGGCTGACATGGTGATCCATGGTCGGCATTATTCGGCATTGTACATTCTTGGCTCAATCCAG GTATTTGCAGGCTTTGTGATAGCTAATATTTCAGATAGGCCAACCAAGAAGCAGGGATTATAG